CAGAGAGCTCGACCGTAGCAGCGGAAAGCCGGACACGATCCTTTCTAAATCCATACTCGGGGGCAGCGAGCCCTCCCAGGAGAGTTCCGTCTTCGGTGCGAAGTTGTACCGTCTCGATGTGATCGAGACACTGAACGTGCAACATCGCACCGACTCCCGTTCCTTCAAGCTCTCCGACCCGACGTTCGTTGACATAAACCTGAATGGGGTCCGATGACGCCCGCAGAGCGCGGCTGGATCGGTCCTTCAATGATTCAAGGAGTCGCGATCGATATCGTTCCAGATCCCCTACCTGACCCATATATCCTCCCTAAATCCCCCCTTAGTTTCTCTTGTTCTTACAAGCGCACGATTCACGTATCCAATACGTCCATTACGCGCTTGACCATCTTTAGGGTCGCACCTGCAATTCAAGACGCGGCTTCTCGCCGATCGCCGATCCGCTGGATCCCAACCCCCAGGCCGTTTGCATGCAATCGAGGCAAAGCGCCAGATGCCAAATCCGATAATCGCAGCCATAGCCTTCGGCAAACATCTCCCCCCATTGAGATCGCGAAAGACAAGGATAATGGTCCGGTTCACTCTTTCGGTAGTGAGCCTGAGCAACTCGGATCAGCCGCTCCGCCTCGTCGTTGAATCGTTGCGTCTGACGCTGCTGCCGGTTGCCGAGTTCTTTGAGTTCGCCTTCAGTCATGCCCATTTCGTCAATGGTGCGTTGCCAGCCGCTCTCACGCCACCGGCGAAAATTTTTATAGATGCGTTGGCTCTCCAACCCATTGAGTCCGGTCGCCGCGATCACCTCCCCCGCGCCCCATCCATAGCAGTGGCGATACAGCGCGATGAGCGCGTCGCGGCTGATGACCGCCCGCGCCGTAAGCCCATCCAGAAAACGACCCAGTGGCCTCAGTAAATCCGGATGATAGCAAAACGGATCCGGTTTACTGTGCTGTTTGGCTACCAGTGAGTCGAGCAGAAACAGCGGCCTACATGGCACCTCAGTCCGCCCACAGATCAGAAACCGTTCAAGGTATTCAGAACCCCAACGTAACGCAAACTTCTCATGCTCGATGTCATCATTCCATTGCCCGGTCTCCCGCAAGAACCGTTTCGTCGCACTCGTGGCTCGATCCAGCAGCATCGGCAGCGCTTGAGACACGACCTGATCGAATTCGTCTGAGGTCGATACCACCTCTTCGAGGCGGCTCACGGTTACCGTACGATCAGCCATACTCTGACTCTTACTGACCGTGTTTTGCCTTCTCGTCACCGGTATTCTGCCTCCGTGAACATCGAGAGCGCATTGGACAAATACTTCCTCTCACTTGCTGATTTTGTCCGTTGTGTGCCCACCACAACTTTGCCAGTGACACCCGGAAAAGGAAAGGACCATTTCCCTCCACCGACGGCTTATCCTGAGCAGAACTTCAAAGGCGGACACGACAGACTAATTAACCAGATTTTCCTGGGCAATTACCAGTGGCTTAACCGTGGTTTACATCGGATCGAGGAACACTAATTAGGATTGCGAATGCATTGGCAAAGGGATCCGTTACCGCGGACCGGTTTTGACCAAAGTCACCGCGATGGGCTTTGCATTCGCATGTTTGACGACATTGCAGAGACTTTCCTGAAATAGACGAAAACGCCATCATGCTGTCGGACGGAACTTGTGCCGGGCAACAATTCCTGGAAATTCCCCGTCCAAAAGACTCTGGATTCAAGTGCCTCCATGACACTATACTGCAATCAGAAATCCTTTCTGCGGGAACAAGATTCGCGAAGTGACCGGCTCTTTTCTTGACTGCGTTTCTGGGGCATTTCCTAGTCGTTGATCAGCTTGATAGTCACCATAATGCCACGATAACAAAATGCTTTATCGACATCTGTCCGTCGCATCAGAGAGATCCGCCTGCTTATGCTCAACGCGTGCTAACGGGCCTCGATTTCAGAGGATTGTTGGATAGTGAGCGACCACTGCACTCCGCAGCCGCAGAATGACAGCGATCCACAGGAAACCCACGAATGGCTGGACTCGCTTGAGTATGTCATCGAGACAGGCGGCGTGGAGCGGGCGGCCTATCTCTTTGAGCGACTCCGCGATCGACTTGCCCAGCGGGGAGCACGGATTTCCAACCCTTTCAATACGCCATATGTGAACACGATTCCTGTCGCCCAGGAACCGGCTTATCCCGGCAACCTTGAGCTTGAACGTCGCATCCGCAGCCTCGTTCGGTGGAACGCCCTGGCGATGGTCGTCAAAGCGAATAAAGAACATTCCGGCATCGGGGGACATATTTCGACCTATGCCTCGGCGGCCACCCTGTACGAGGTTGCCTTCAACCATTTTCTGCGCGGCAAGGATTCACCCGATCGCGGAGACCTTGTCTATTTCCAAGGCCATGCCAGCCCGGGGATCTACGCGCGTGGCTATGTCGAGGGTCGTTTTTCGGAAGACGCGCTCCATCACTTCCGGCGCGAGATCGAGGCGGACGGAAAAGGCTTGTCGTCCTACCCCCATCCCTGGCTCATGCCGGACTACTGGGAATTTCCGACGGTGTCAATGGGACTCGGCCCGATCATGTCAATCTATCAGGCGCGATTCAACCGGTACCTGCGGGATCGCAGCCTGAAGGATACGAGCCTCCAGCGCGTATGGGCCTTCGTCGGGGACGGTGAAATGGATGAGCCGGAAAGCTTCGCCGCGCTGACGCTCGCCGCTCGCGAGCAGCTGGACAATCTCACGTGGGTCGTCAATTGCAATCTTCAGCGTCTGGACGGCCCAGTCCGCGGCAACGGCAAGATCATCCAAGAACTGGAAGCGATCTTCCACGGCGCCGGCTGGAACGTCATCAAGGTGATTTGGGGCGGCGATTGGGATCCATTGCTGGCGCAGGATGATGAAGGGCTGCTTGTGAGGCGGATGGGCGAAGTCGTCGACGGCTGGTATCAAAAGTATACGGTGGAGGGTGGCGCCTTCGCCCGGAAACATTTCTTCGGCGCCGATCCCCGGCTGCTCAAGATGGTGGCATCCTATTCGGACGAGCAAATCCACAAACTGCTGCGCGGCGGACATGATCCTCGAAAAGTGTACGCGGCTTACAAAGCCGCCGTGGAGCACCGAGGCCGACCGACCGTGATTCTCGCCAAGACGATCAAAGGGTATGGCTTGGGAGAGACAGGGGAAGGGCGCAACGTCACCCATCAGCAAAAAAAGATGAATGAGCAGGAGTTGCGCGAGTTCCGTACCCGATTCAGTGTGCCCCTGTCGGATGAACAAGTCGCTTCGACGCCGTTTTTTCGGCCGCCGGTCGGCAGTCCCGAAGCGACCTATCTCGCCGAGCGGGTAAAGGCCATGGGTGGTTCGCTACCGAAGCGCCAGGTGAAAATTGAACCGTTGCAGACACCGGGCCTCGATCGGTTCAAGGAGTTCCTCGAAGGGTCGAATGATCGGGCGTTCTCCACGACGATGGGCTTTGCCCGCATGCTGGGTCGCCTGTTGGGCCACAAGCCATTCGGGAAAAATCTCGTGCCCATCATTCCAGACGAGGCACGCACGTTCGGTCTCGAGGCGCTCTTCCGCCAATACGGCATCTATTCGCATGTCGGCCAGCTGTATGAACCGGCGGACAAGAGTTCGCTGCTCCATTACTTCGAAGCGACGAACGGTCAGATTCTCGAAGAAGGCATCACCGAAGCCGGTGCCATGTCATCCTTCATCGCTGCCGGCACGGCCTATGCGACGCATGGGATCAACACGATCCCTTTGTTCATCTATTACTCGATGTTCGGGTTCCAACGAGTCGGAGACTTGATGTGGGCCGCTTCAGACATGCGCGCTCGTGGCTTTCTGCTGGGGGCCACAGCGGGACGTACGACCTTGGAGGGCGAAGGCCTGCAACATCAAGATGGACATAGCCATCTGTTGGCCGGTGTGTATCCGACCATCGCCGTCTACGATCCAGCTTTCATGTTCGAGCTTGCCGTCATCCTGCAGGATGGGCTCAGGCGCATGTACCAGAGTCAGGAAGAGGGGCTGTATTACATCGCGCTCTACAACGAACCCTATCCGATGCCAGCCATGCCGCCTGACGCAGAAGAGGGCATACTGGAAGGCATGTACCGCTTCCGACCGGCGCCCGAGGGGGCCAGGCATCGAGCACAGATATTGGCGAGTGGTCCGCTCGTCAACGAAGCGATCAAAGCACAAGTGTTGCTGCTGGAACGCTACGGTGTCGCGGCAGACGTATGGAGCGTCACCAGCTACAAGGCGTTGCGGATGCGGGCGCTCGAGGCCGAGCGGTGGAACATGTTGCATCCCGAAGAGCCGCAACGAAAGAGCTATCTTCAGCAGACTGTCGAAACGTTCCATGGTCCCTGCGTGGCAGTGAGCGACTATGTGCGTTTGGTCAGCGAGCAGATCGCTCCATGGATACCGGGCGGCCTGCTTGCGCTCGGTACCGACGGATTTGGCCGGAGTGATACCCGCAAGACCTTGCGTCGGTTCTTCGAGATTGATGCCGAACACTTAGTCGTGGCGACACTCTACGCTCTCCATCGTCGAGATCGATCCATCGAGGCGAAGACCGTCAACCAAGCCGCAAAAGACCTGGGCATCCGATCGGATGACAGAGCGCCCTGGCAACATTGAGGTAGTGCTGAGTGTTGAGTCCTGAGGACCGGGTGCGGAGGATGTAGGGCTGAGGACTGGCATGAGCGCCTACTGTCCGAACAGTCAGCCGATAAAGGAGCCATGAAAGTCGAGTTGCCATTTCTCGCGGAAGGGATCGAGGGCGGCGATGTGGTCCTGGTTCTGGTCCAGGAAGGCGACCAGGTCAGCGAAGGCCAATCGTTGGTCGAATTGGAAACCGACAAGGCCACGGTCCCGGTGCCGTCGTCGGCAGCTGGAAAGGTCGTCCGTCTGCTTGTGCGGGAGGGAGATCACGTCAAGGTTGGGCAAGCGCTCGTCGAGTTGGAGGGCGCACATGGCGCGGAACAGTCGGCCCAGTCGCCGGCGTCCGAGAAGCCTGCGATTGCTCCGGCTTCGCAACCTCCGCCGCCCGTCGAATCGGCTCATGGGGAGGCCGTGGAACCGGGTGAATCGCCGTCGGCCGCATCATCCGCAACAGCTCAGCCTGAAACAGAGCAACCGTCTCTCACACGGCCTGAGGACAAGACTGCTGCGGCACCCTCATCGTCGATCGGCCCCACCATCCCTGCGCCTCCGTCGGTGCGGCGGCTCGCCCGCGAATTGGCCGTAGATCTGACACAGGTGAAGGGTACGGAAGCCGGAGGCCGGATCACCGCCGAGGATGTGAAAGCGTTTGTTCGTGAACGAACCAGACGTACCGACGTTGCCTCTGTCGCAGGGGCCTCTAAATCGGGCGGCGTCTTCACCACGACGTACGGCAACGAGCGTCGCGAGCCTCTCCCGTCACTGCGACGGAAGATTGCGGCGAACATGACGCAGTCTTGGACGACCATTCCTCACGTCCATCAGTTCCAGGAGGCCGACATCACTGAGTTGATGGAGCTGCAGAAACGGTACGCGCTCGAATTCAAGAAGAAAGGCGCGACGCTGACGCTCACCAGTCTCATCCTCAAAGCCGTCGTCCACGCGCTGAAGCGATATCCTCTGTTGAACGCCACCCTCGATCTCACCAGCGGCGAAGTGATCTACAAGGATTATTACAATATCGGCGTCGCCGTGGATACGCCGGCAGGATTGATCGTGCCGGTCGTCCACGACGTCGATCGTAAAGACTTGTTTCAAATTTCTTTGGAGCTCGCCGATCTGGCTGAGCGCACGCGGGCACGTGGGGTCAAGCTGGAAGAGTTGCGCGGCGCCACCTTTACCGTGAGCAATATGGGTGGGCTCGGCGCCGGTCCGTTCACCCCAATCATCAACACACCACAAGTAGGTATCTTGGGCATCGGGAAGGCCAGGATGACGCCGGTGTATCGTGACGGGCAATTCGTGCCTCGCCGTGTGCTGCAACTTTGCGTGGCCTACGATCATCGGCTGGTGGATGGAGCGGTCGGGGCTCGATTTACCATCGAGATCGTCAAGGTGCTGGAAGACTTCCAGGGGATGTTTCTGGGACTGTGAAGAACAGTTTCCAGTTTCGAGTTATGAGTTTCGAGAAGTGCGAAATTCGAAACTCGACACCCGAAACTTAGCGATGCGAGGATTCCATGGCTGGATCGCAGTACGATGTGGCGGTGATCGGCGCAGGCCCCGGCGGCTACACCGCGGCCTTCCACGCGGCTGATATCGGCCTCCGCACCGCATTGATCGATCAAGAACCGCAACTTGGAGGCGTCTGCTTACTACGGGGCTGTATCCCCTCGAAAGCCTTGCTGCATGCAGCCAAGCTGGTGACCGACGCAGCAGACGGGGAAGCATGGGGAATTCGTTTCGAGAAACCTCGGATAGAGCTTGCGACCCTCCGTGATCGGACAAGGAGCGTCATCGGTAAACTGACCAAGGGTGTGCGGACGTTGGCAAACAGTCGTAAAGTGGATGTGTTTCAAGCACGAGCGACATTCACGAATCCGACGACACTGACGTTGTCCGGATCTGACGGGACGCGAACGCTCTCCTGTTCCCACACGATCCTCGCCACCGGCTCACGTCCTGTCGTTCCAAATTCTCTCAAGCTCGATGATCCGCGAGTGATGGATTCCACGAGCGCGCTCGATTTGCCCGATGTTCCAGGGCGATTGCTCGTCGTGGGCGGTGGATACATCGGACTGGAATTGGGGACCGTGTACGAAGCCCTTGGATCAGAAGTGACGGTCGTTGAGATGCTGCCGCGCCTGCTCACCGGCGCCGATCCGGACCTCGTGAGGCCTCTGCAGCAACGACTGCAACGGCGATTCAAGGCCATCAAGCTGGACACGAAGGTGGCCTCACTAGAGGTTCGTGAGGACGGTATCGCTGCGACCCTGGAGGGCCCTGAGGGAACCAACCTAGAGGTCTTCGATCGCGTCCTCGTTGCCGTGGGGCGCAAGGCGAACACGGAGCAGCTCGGACTCGAACATACCAAAGTCGCCGTCTCTGAAAAAGGCTTCGTACAGGTCGATCGACAGCTTCGCACGGCCGAGCCAACCGTCTTTGCAATCGGCGACGTGATCGGGGAACCGATGCTGGCGCACAAGGCTACCCATGAAGGGCTGGTCGCGGCCAGGGTGATTGCAGGAAAAGAGGCGACGTTCGACCCTGCCGCTATTCCGGCGGTCGTCTTCACCGATCCCGAAATCGCCTGGTGCGGCCTGACCGAAGAAGCCGCCAAGGCAGCGGGACAAGCAGTAAAAGTGACGCGCTTTCCCTGGGCGGCTTCAGGTCGAGCTACCACCGTGGGTCGCAACGATGGCCTGACCAAATTGGTCTGCGATCCCGAGTCCGGAAGAATCCTCGGGGTAGGGCTCTGCGGAGTCGGTGCGGGAGAGCTGATCGCCGAAGGCGTTCTGGCAGTGGAAATGGGAGCCGTCGCCGAAGACCTGGCTGCCTCAATCCACCCACATCCTACGCTGAGCGAGACCGTCATGGAGGCAGCGGAGCTCTTCCATGGACGAACCACGCACTTTTATCCATCTAAACGGTGATTGCCCGCCAACTTCGGACCCATTTGATCGTCTCCATGATGACCAATGGGATCAGCGTCATAGCCACCAGCAGTTCCCAGTCCTCCATCGGCAAAGGCGCGACCTTGAAGATAGGCTGCAGAAACGGGGTCGTGAGAATGGCAATTTGCAGGGCAAGAGAAACGAGCACAGCCCAAATAAGCGCACGATTCGTCATTACTCCCACTTGAACCAGCGACCAACGATCACTCCGGCAATTAAAGGCGTGCACCAACTGAGCGGCAACCATCACAGCGAACGCCACCGTCCGCGCCTGTTCGATCGACTGTTGCCAGACAAACAGGCTGTACGAAAACGCGCCCAGGGCGATAACCGCCAACATCAAGCCTTCACCCGCGATGGTCCAAAGCCTTCCACCGTCCAGCAAGCGTGCCTGAGTCTGTCGCGGCGGCTGCTGCATCAGATCCGGCGCTTTCGGGTCGACTGCCAGTGCGAGGGCAGGAAATCCGTCCGTCACAAGGTTCATCCACAAAATCTGTATCGGCAGGAGCGGAAGCGGCAAGCCGAACAGAGTTGCGAACAGCATGACGAGCACCTCGCTCACATTGCACGACAGCAGAAAATGCACCGTCTTTCTGATGTTGTCGAAGATGCCCCTGCCCTCCTCGACAGCGGCGGCGATCGAAGCAAAGTTATCGTCTGTCACCACCATATCCGAAGCTTCTTTTGTCACGTCGGTGCCGGCTATCCCCATGGCCACACCGATGTCTGCCGCCTTGATCGCCGGCGCGTCGTTGACCCCGTCACCGGTCATGGCGACAACGGCCCCATTTCGCTTCCAGGCCTGAACGATCCGGAGCTTGTGCTCGGCCGATACACGGGCATACACGCTGATTCGCTCTACACGTTGCCTCAATTGCTCGTCGGTTAAGCCGTCCAGCTCTAACCCGGACAGCGCCACCGCGTCATAGGAATGCAGGCCTAATTCACGAGCAATTGCGATCGCTGTCTCCTTGTGATCACCAGTGATCATGACCGTACGGATGCCCGCATCCCGGCAGAGCCGTACCGCATCTGCCGCTTCGGGCCGCAAGG
This region of Nitrospira sp. genomic DNA includes:
- the aceE gene encoding pyruvate dehydrogenase (acetyl-transferring), homodimeric type → MSDHCTPQPQNDSDPQETHEWLDSLEYVIETGGVERAAYLFERLRDRLAQRGARISNPFNTPYVNTIPVAQEPAYPGNLELERRIRSLVRWNALAMVVKANKEHSGIGGHISTYASAATLYEVAFNHFLRGKDSPDRGDLVYFQGHASPGIYARGYVEGRFSEDALHHFRREIEADGKGLSSYPHPWLMPDYWEFPTVSMGLGPIMSIYQARFNRYLRDRSLKDTSLQRVWAFVGDGEMDEPESFAALTLAAREQLDNLTWVVNCNLQRLDGPVRGNGKIIQELEAIFHGAGWNVIKVIWGGDWDPLLAQDDEGLLVRRMGEVVDGWYQKYTVEGGAFARKHFFGADPRLLKMVASYSDEQIHKLLRGGHDPRKVYAAYKAAVEHRGRPTVILAKTIKGYGLGETGEGRNVTHQQKKMNEQELREFRTRFSVPLSDEQVASTPFFRPPVGSPEATYLAERVKAMGGSLPKRQVKIEPLQTPGLDRFKEFLEGSNDRAFSTTMGFARMLGRLLGHKPFGKNLVPIIPDEARTFGLEALFRQYGIYSHVGQLYEPADKSSLLHYFEATNGQILEEGITEAGAMSSFIAAGTAYATHGINTIPLFIYYSMFGFQRVGDLMWAASDMRARGFLLGATAGRTTLEGEGLQHQDGHSHLLAGVYPTIAVYDPAFMFELAVILQDGLRRMYQSQEEGLYYIALYNEPYPMPAMPPDAEEGILEGMYRFRPAPEGARHRAQILASGPLVNEAIKAQVLLLERYGVAADVWSVTSYKALRMRALEAERWNMLHPEEPQRKSYLQQTVETFHGPCVAVSDYVRLVSEQIAPWIPGGLLALGTDGFGRSDTRKTLRRFFEIDAEHLVVATLYALHRRDRSIEAKTVNQAAKDLGIRSDDRAPWQH
- a CDS encoding dihydrolipoamide acetyltransferase family protein → MKVELPFLAEGIEGGDVVLVLVQEGDQVSEGQSLVELETDKATVPVPSSAAGKVVRLLVREGDHVKVGQALVELEGAHGAEQSAQSPASEKPAIAPASQPPPPVESAHGEAVEPGESPSAASSATAQPETEQPSLTRPEDKTAAAPSSSIGPTIPAPPSVRRLARELAVDLTQVKGTEAGGRITAEDVKAFVRERTRRTDVASVAGASKSGGVFTTTYGNERREPLPSLRRKIAANMTQSWTTIPHVHQFQEADITELMELQKRYALEFKKKGATLTLTSLILKAVVHALKRYPLLNATLDLTSGEVIYKDYYNIGVAVDTPAGLIVPVVHDVDRKDLFQISLELADLAERTRARGVKLEELRGATFTVSNMGGLGAGPFTPIINTPQVGILGIGKARMTPVYRDGQFVPRRVLQLCVAYDHRLVDGAVGARFTIEIVKVLEDFQGMFLGL
- the lpdA gene encoding dihydrolipoyl dehydrogenase, translated to MAGSQYDVAVIGAGPGGYTAAFHAADIGLRTALIDQEPQLGGVCLLRGCIPSKALLHAAKLVTDAADGEAWGIRFEKPRIELATLRDRTRSVIGKLTKGVRTLANSRKVDVFQARATFTNPTTLTLSGSDGTRTLSCSHTILATGSRPVVPNSLKLDDPRVMDSTSALDLPDVPGRLLVVGGGYIGLELGTVYEALGSEVTVVEMLPRLLTGADPDLVRPLQQRLQRRFKAIKLDTKVASLEVREDGIAATLEGPEGTNLEVFDRVLVAVGRKANTEQLGLEHTKVAVSEKGFVQVDRQLRTAEPTVFAIGDVIGEPMLAHKATHEGLVAARVIAGKEATFDPAAIPAVVFTDPEIAWCGLTEEAAKAAGQAVKVTRFPWAASGRATTVGRNDGLTKLVCDPESGRILGVGLCGVGAGELIAEGVLAVEMGAVAEDLAASIHPHPTLSETVMEAAELFHGRTTHFYPSKR